A portion of the Algisphaera agarilytica genome contains these proteins:
- the fdhD gene encoding formate dehydrogenase accessory sulfurtransferase FdhD, with product MKPPPPVSDGPATTQSILKIEAGREPLRVEDELAGEEPLEIRVRGKAVSVTMRTPHPDPDQRDQHDAEMAIGFLLGEGVIHDGDDILSVEPCGRPANSHGNILNVFLAPTCDFDPEKLSRHVFASSSCGLCGKASIDAVHAHFPPVFSDAQITSDTLLALPDKLRPSQATFDRTGGLHAAALFDTAGNLLVVREDIGRHNAIDKVLGHALLQGWLPLTDHALLVSGRASFEIMQKALSASVPIVAAVSAPSSLAAEFAQDSQQTLVGFLRDNRMNVYSHPERVLL from the coding sequence ATGAAGCCCCCGCCCCCTGTTTCCGACGGCCCCGCCACGACCCAGTCGATCCTGAAGATCGAGGCGGGCCGGGAGCCGCTGCGCGTCGAGGACGAGCTCGCGGGGGAAGAGCCGCTGGAAATCCGGGTTCGGGGCAAGGCGGTGTCGGTCACGATGCGAACGCCCCACCCTGATCCGGATCAGCGTGATCAACATGATGCGGAGATGGCGATCGGCTTCCTCTTAGGCGAAGGCGTGATCCACGACGGTGACGACATCCTGAGCGTCGAACCCTGCGGCCGCCCCGCCAACAGCCACGGCAATATCCTCAACGTCTTCCTCGCCCCCACCTGCGACTTCGACCCCGAGAAACTCAGTCGACACGTCTTCGCTTCGTCGAGCTGTGGCCTCTGCGGCAAAGCCTCGATCGACGCGGTCCACGCCCACTTCCCCCCGGTCTTCAGCGACGCCCAGATCACCAGCGACACACTGCTGGCCCTGCCCGACAAGCTCCGCCCCTCGCAAGCCACCTTCGACCGAACCGGCGGCCTTCACGCCGCTGCTTTATTCGACACCGCGGGCAACCTCCTTGTGGTCCGCGAAGACATCGGCCGACACAACGCCATCGACAAGGTGCTGGGCCACGCCCTCTTGCAAGGCTGGCTACCCCTCACCGATCACGCCCTCTTGGTCAGCGGCCGGGCATCCTTCGAAATCATGCAGAAAGCCCTCTCGGCCAGCGTACCCATCGTCGCCGCCGTCAGCGCCCCCTCCAGCCTCGCAGCCGAGTTCGCACAAGACAGCCAGCAAACCCTGGTGGGTTTCCTGCGTGACAACCGAATGAATGTCTATTCACATCCCGAGCGTGTGCTCTTGTAG
- a CDS encoding 30S ribosomal protein S1 has product MVNQNLIASLSIEDQEAEAMIAEALGQAVADGDMEGLLEETIGDFSTGTILQGKIIGHAGDDFLVDVGLKSEGILDKTEFDDPKDVEVGDTVEVLLEEVEGDGGTVVVSKRKADRIRGWEKIISENKEEDVVEGKVMRKIKGGLLVDIGVPVFLPASQVDVRRPADIGIYIGQTIESKILKIDLERRNIVISRRNLIEERRAELRKGLLDKIKVGDIVEGTVKNIADFGAFVDLGGIDGLLHITDMSWGRVNHPSDVVKIDDKLEVKILNIDFEKEKIALGLKQKDSSPWEDIEAKYPANTRVRGEVTNIMSYGAFVKIEEGVEGLVHISEMSWTKRINHPSELVSIGEEVDVVVLDINKDKQEISLGMKQTEVNPWELVAEKYPPGTVVEGKVRNLASYGAFVEIEPGIDGLLHVSDLSWTKKISHPNELLKKGDNAKCVVLEVDREKQRVALGLKQMTEDPWDEAIPSAYQPGMIVMGKVTKITNFGVFVELEDDLEGLLHISELADHKVENPQDVVKQDQEIEVKILRVDLDDRKIGLSLKRAMWTSEQDAAAERQEKKAGGNAGFGGGAGGAGGLGGLGDGDHLGTDKITFGQGGASSD; this is encoded by the coding sequence ATGGTAAACCAGAACCTTATCGCATCCCTCAGCATTGAAGACCAGGAAGCCGAAGCGATGATCGCGGAAGCCCTCGGACAGGCGGTCGCCGACGGCGACATGGAAGGCCTGCTTGAGGAAACCATCGGTGACTTCAGCACCGGCACCATCCTCCAGGGCAAGATCATCGGCCACGCCGGTGACGACTTCCTCGTGGACGTCGGTCTTAAGTCCGAAGGCATCCTCGACAAGACCGAGTTCGACGACCCCAAGGACGTCGAAGTCGGTGACACCGTCGAAGTCCTGCTCGAAGAAGTTGAAGGCGACGGCGGCACCGTTGTTGTGTCGAAGCGCAAAGCCGACCGCATCCGCGGTTGGGAAAAGATCATCTCCGAGAACAAAGAAGAAGACGTTGTCGAAGGCAAGGTCATGCGGAAGATCAAGGGCGGCCTGCTCGTGGACATCGGCGTGCCCGTGTTCCTGCCCGCCTCTCAGGTCGACGTCCGCCGCCCGGCTGACATCGGTATCTACATCGGCCAGACCATCGAGTCGAAGATCCTCAAGATCGACCTCGAGCGTCGCAACATCGTCATCAGCCGCCGCAACCTTATCGAAGAGCGTCGCGCCGAGCTGCGTAAGGGCCTGCTCGACAAGATCAAGGTCGGCGACATCGTCGAAGGTACCGTCAAGAACATCGCCGACTTCGGTGCGTTCGTGGACCTCGGCGGCATCGACGGCCTCCTGCACATCACCGACATGTCCTGGGGCCGGGTCAACCACCCCTCGGATGTGGTCAAGATCGACGACAAGCTCGAAGTCAAGATCCTCAACATCGACTTCGAAAAAGAGAAGATCGCCCTGGGCCTCAAGCAGAAGGATTCTTCGCCCTGGGAAGACATCGAAGCGAAGTACCCCGCCAACACCCGCGTCCGTGGCGAAGTCACGAACATCATGTCCTACGGTGCCTTCGTCAAGATCGAAGAAGGCGTCGAAGGCCTGGTCCACATCTCCGAGATGTCCTGGACCAAACGCATCAACCACCCGTCGGAGCTGGTCTCCATCGGTGAAGAGGTCGATGTCGTCGTGCTCGATATCAACAAGGACAAGCAGGAAATCAGCCTGGGTATGAAGCAGACCGAGGTCAACCCCTGGGAGCTCGTGGCCGAGAAATACCCGCCCGGCACCGTGGTCGAAGGCAAGGTCCGCAACCTGGCCAGCTACGGCGCGTTCGTCGAGATCGAGCCCGGCATCGACGGCCTGCTGCACGTCAGCGACCTGTCGTGGACCAAGAAGATCAGCCACCCCAACGAGCTGCTCAAGAAGGGCGACAACGCCAAGTGCGTCGTCCTCGAAGTGGACCGCGAGAAGCAGCGTGTCGCCCTGGGTCTGAAGCAGATGACCGAAGACCCGTGGGACGAAGCCATCCCGTCGGCCTACCAGCCCGGCATGATTGTCATGGGCAAGGTGACCAAGATCACCAACTTCGGCGTCTTCGTCGAGCTCGAAGACGACCTCGAAGGCCTGCTGCACATCTCCGAGCTGGCCGACCACAAGGTCGAGAACCCGCAGGACGTGGTCAAGCAAGACCAAGAGATCGAAGTCAAGATCCTGCGCGTCGACCTGGACGATCGCAAGATCGGCCTGTCGCTCAAGCGTGCGATGTGGACGTCCGAGCAGGACGCCGCGGCCGAACGCCAAGAGAAGAAAGCCGGCGGCAACGCGGGCTTCGGCGGTGGTGCCGGCGGTGCGGGTGGCCTCGGCGGCCTCGGCGACGGCGACCACCTGGGTACCGACAAGATCACCTTCGGCCAAGGCGGCGCATCGTCCGACTGA
- the aroC gene encoding chorismate synthase, which translates to MAGSTFGTLFRVTTAGESHGPGNVCIVDGCPPGLPLSVDDLIPDLQRRKPGQSRITTPRKEDDTPEILSGVFEGRTTGTPIAILIRNQDQRSRDYGDIKDKYRPGHADFTFDAKFGFRDYRGGGRSSARETSVRVAAAAIAKKLLHTAHGIQILGMVDQVGDIVADIPDVTKITLEQVESNDVRCPDAEAAAKMEQLIKDVRKQQDSIGGAAKVVALNVPAGWGEPVFDKLRADLGKAMFSLPAVLGVEFGQGFGVANTRGTGHSDTFVPEPGKAPPIATDTNRHGGMLGGISSGMPIVLRCAVKPTSSIPQDRPTVDKDGNATTLATKGRHDPCLLPRFVPMAEAMMAITLADHMLRQRTMG; encoded by the coding sequence ATGGCAGGCTCCACCTTCGGCACCCTCTTCCGCGTCACCACCGCTGGCGAAAGCCACGGCCCCGGCAACGTTTGCATCGTAGACGGCTGCCCGCCCGGCCTGCCGCTGTCGGTCGATGACCTGATCCCCGACCTGCAACGCCGAAAGCCCGGCCAGTCGCGTATCACCACGCCTCGCAAGGAAGACGACACCCCGGAAATCCTCTCGGGCGTCTTCGAGGGCAGGACCACCGGCACCCCAATCGCGATCCTGATCCGCAACCAGGACCAGCGCTCTCGCGACTACGGCGACATCAAGGACAAGTACCGCCCCGGCCACGCCGACTTCACCTTCGACGCCAAATTTGGCTTCCGCGACTACCGGGGCGGCGGGCGTTCCTCCGCCCGTGAGACCTCGGTCCGGGTGGCCGCGGCCGCCATCGCCAAGAAGCTGCTCCACACCGCCCACGGCATCCAGATCCTCGGCATGGTCGATCAGGTCGGCGACATCGTGGCCGACATCCCCGATGTGACGAAAATCACGCTGGAGCAGGTCGAGTCCAACGACGTGCGTTGCCCCGATGCCGAGGCCGCGGCGAAGATGGAACAGCTCATCAAGGATGTCCGCAAACAGCAGGACTCCATCGGCGGCGCCGCGAAGGTCGTCGCGCTGAACGTTCCGGCGGGCTGGGGCGAGCCGGTGTTCGATAAGTTGCGGGCCGACCTGGGCAAGGCGATGTTCAGCCTGCCCGCCGTGCTCGGCGTCGAGTTCGGCCAAGGCTTTGGCGTCGCCAACACCCGCGGCACCGGCCACAGCGACACGTTCGTCCCCGAACCCGGCAAAGCCCCGCCCATCGCCACCGACACCAACCGCCACGGCGGCATGCTCGGCGGCATCTCCAGCGGCATGCCCATTGTCCTCCGCTGCGCCGTCAAACCCACCAGCAGCATCCCCCAGGACCGCCCCACCGTGGACAAAGACGGCAACGCCACGACCCTCGCCACCAAGGGCCGCCACGACCCCTGCCTCCTGCCACGATTCGTCCCCATGGCCGAGGCAATGATGGCAATCACACTCGCTGACCACATGCTGCGGCAGAGGACAATGGGGTAA
- the recR gene encoding recombination mediator RecR yields the protein MRKPTAYDNLLAHLEKLPGIGKRSAERIAFHLLRQPESDTLGLADAVRAFRENLKVCSVTGHVSESDPCSIVTDESRDHSTILVVEQPSDVIAMEQTGAYTGSYHVLMGRLAPMEAMGPGDLNIDKLLGRVEAGQAGTSPAITEVILGTNPTLEGDGTALYLAEKLQAMGVKVTRLARGLPTGSNLQNVSKAVLSDAVQGRVSEF from the coding sequence ATGCGAAAGCCCACGGCCTACGACAACCTGCTGGCCCACCTCGAGAAGCTGCCGGGCATCGGCAAGCGCTCGGCCGAGCGCATCGCCTTCCACCTGCTCCGCCAACCCGAATCCGACACGCTCGGCCTGGCCGACGCAGTGCGGGCGTTCCGCGAAAACCTCAAGGTCTGCTCGGTCACCGGCCACGTCTCGGAGTCCGACCCGTGCAGCATCGTCACCGACGAGTCGCGCGACCACAGCACCATCCTCGTCGTCGAACAGCCGTCGGACGTCATCGCCATGGAGCAAACCGGGGCCTACACGGGCAGCTACCACGTGCTCATGGGCAGGCTGGCTCCCATGGAGGCCATGGGCCCGGGCGACCTGAACATCGACAAACTGCTCGGCCGCGTCGAGGCGGGTCAGGCCGGCACCAGCCCCGCCATCACCGAAGTCATCCTCGGCACCAACCCCACGCTCGAGGGGGATGGCACCGCCCTCTACCTCGCCGAGAAGCTCCAGGCGATGGGCGTAAAAGTCACCCGGCTGGCCCGCGGGCTGCCAACGGGGTCGAACCTCCAGAACGTCAGCAAGGCGGTGCTGAGCGACGCGGTGCAGGGCCGAGTGAGCGAGTTTTAG
- a CDS encoding phosphoribosylformylglycinamidine synthase subunit PurQ has translation MTPQTLILRTAGTNCDGELANAFELAGAPATVVHLNDLIDHPSRLEEFDLIGFAGGFSYGDDIAAGRIFANRLKHRLYEPLLAAIDRGVPMFGTCNGFQILAKLGLLPDPHAGVQEVTLADNASGRYIDRWTPMQVVADSKCIWTKGLEDHDLPMAHAEGRFTAPDEVLDRIEANGQVALRYKDNPNGSARDIAGICDPTGLVFGLMPHPERFQHPTNHPQWTRMGEDFLTQTPIGLQYFHNAVVYVKDKQAAAVGG, from the coding sequence ATGACCCCCCAAACCCTCATCCTCCGCACGGCCGGGACGAACTGTGACGGCGAGCTCGCCAACGCCTTCGAGCTGGCCGGGGCCCCGGCGACCGTTGTGCATCTCAACGACCTGATCGACCACCCCTCGCGTCTCGAAGAATTCGACCTCATCGGCTTTGCCGGCGGATTCAGCTACGGCGACGACATCGCGGCGGGGCGGATCTTTGCCAATCGGCTCAAGCACCGGCTGTACGAGCCGCTGCTCGCCGCGATCGACCGCGGCGTACCGATGTTCGGCACGTGCAACGGCTTCCAGATACTGGCCAAGCTCGGCCTGCTGCCCGATCCGCACGCCGGAGTGCAGGAAGTCACGCTGGCGGACAACGCGTCGGGCCGATACATCGACCGCTGGACGCCGATGCAGGTCGTGGCCGACAGCAAGTGCATCTGGACCAAGGGCCTGGAGGACCACGACCTGCCCATGGCCCACGCCGAGGGCCGCTTCACCGCGCCCGACGAAGTGCTGGACCGCATTGAAGCCAACGGCCAGGTCGCGCTGCGTTACAAAGACAACCCCAACGGCTCGGCCCGCGACATCGCGGGCATCTGCGACCCCACCGGCCTGGTCTTCGGCCTCATGCCCCACCCCGAACGCTTCCAACACCCCACGAACCACCCGCAGTGGACCCGCATGGGCGAAGACTTCCTCACCCAAACACCCATCGGCCTGCAGTACTTCCACAACGCGGTGGTGTATGTGAAAGACAAGCAAGCCGCGGCTGTTGGCGGCTGA
- a CDS encoding FdhF/YdeP family oxidoreductase: protein MPSQDQSHDEVTSTDKPAHAAGGWGALISTMKHVGAQEGKMQIALSLLNVNQADGFDCPGCAWPEPKDRSSFEFCENGAKAVAWEATKRKVGPEFLAQYDVATLRQQTDYWLEKQGRLTHPMRYNSETDRYEPISWDDAFGLIAEHLNKLESPKEAIFYTSGRTSNEAAFLYQLFGRKFGTNNFPDCSNMCHESSGVALNKAIGVGKGTVTIEDFEEADMIVVVGQNPGTNHPRMLSELQKASKRGAKIVSINPLKERGLENFVHPQHKVAMLTNHSTPISSHYLQPTIAGDLALFKGLCKLVVDAEGADPGKVLDHDFIKQHTEGFEEFIDDVKQSSWDDIEKQSGLTRAEIETVADLYLASDKVIICWAMGLTQQRHGVATIQMAVNLLLLRGNLGKPGAGACPVRGHSNVQGDRTMGIIEKPPPFQDKLAEVFNFEPPTSHGYDVVKAIHAMRMGKGKVFFAMGGNFAAATPDSEATYAALETCDLTVHVSTKLNRSHTVVGKDALILPCLGRTERDETGAGNQRVTVEDSMSMVHASEGKNPPASEHLLSEPAIVCRLARATFGPDDPTPWEDFAEDYGTVRDKIAAVIPGFENFNDKLNLKQYPNGFYLGNTARDRVWVNAGKKAAFTVSPIHDMTLPDGQLKLMTLRSHDQYNTTVYGLNDRYRDIENAREILFVNADDLAERGLTNGDLVDIESHFNDDTVRKVAGFRVVAYDIPRGCSAGYFPELNPLVSLKSVAVGSNTPVSKLIPITLAQAEG from the coding sequence ATGCCCAGCCAAGACCAGTCCCACGATGAAGTTACGTCAACCGATAAGCCCGCACACGCGGCGGGCGGATGGGGGGCCCTGATCTCCACCATGAAACACGTGGGGGCTCAGGAGGGCAAGATGCAGATCGCCCTTTCGCTGCTCAACGTCAATCAGGCCGACGGCTTCGACTGCCCGGGTTGTGCGTGGCCCGAGCCGAAGGACCGGTCGTCGTTCGAGTTCTGCGAAAACGGCGCGAAGGCCGTGGCCTGGGAAGCGACCAAACGCAAGGTCGGCCCCGAGTTCCTCGCTCAGTACGACGTCGCCACCCTCCGCCAGCAGACTGATTACTGGCTGGAGAAACAGGGCCGACTGACCCACCCGATGCGTTACAACAGCGAGACGGATCGCTACGAGCCGATCTCGTGGGACGACGCGTTCGGATTGATCGCCGAGCACCTCAACAAACTTGAAAGCCCCAAGGAAGCGATCTTCTACACCTCTGGGCGGACCAGCAACGAAGCCGCGTTCCTCTACCAGCTCTTCGGCCGGAAGTTCGGCACCAACAACTTCCCCGACTGCTCGAACATGTGCCACGAGTCGTCCGGCGTGGCGCTCAACAAAGCCATCGGCGTCGGCAAGGGCACGGTGACCATCGAGGACTTTGAAGAGGCCGACATGATCGTCGTGGTCGGCCAGAACCCGGGGACGAACCACCCGCGGATGCTCAGCGAGTTGCAGAAGGCTTCCAAGCGTGGCGCGAAGATCGTTTCGATCAACCCGCTCAAAGAACGTGGCCTGGAAAACTTCGTGCACCCGCAGCACAAGGTGGCGATGTTGACCAACCACAGCACACCGATCTCGTCGCACTACCTGCAGCCGACGATCGCGGGCGACCTGGCTCTGTTCAAAGGGCTGTGCAAACTGGTGGTGGACGCCGAGGGCGCCGACCCCGGCAAAGTGCTGGATCACGATTTCATCAAGCAGCACACCGAGGGCTTCGAGGAATTTATCGACGACGTGAAGCAGTCCTCGTGGGACGACATCGAGAAACAGTCGGGCCTGACGCGGGCCGAGATCGAGACCGTGGCCGACCTGTACCTCGCCTCGGACAAAGTCATCATCTGCTGGGCCATGGGGCTCACCCAGCAACGCCACGGCGTCGCCACGATCCAGATGGCGGTCAACCTGCTGCTGCTCCGCGGCAACCTCGGCAAGCCCGGCGCGGGAGCGTGCCCCGTACGCGGCCACTCAAACGTGCAGGGCGACCGCACGATGGGCATCATCGAGAAGCCCCCGCCGTTCCAGGACAAACTCGCCGAGGTCTTCAACTTCGAGCCCCCCACCTCGCACGGCTACGACGTCGTCAAAGCCATCCACGCCATGCGTATGGGTAAGGGCAAGGTCTTCTTCGCGATGGGCGGCAACTTCGCCGCAGCCACGCCCGACTCCGAAGCGACCTACGCGGCCCTGGAAACGTGCGACCTGACGGTCCACGTGTCGACCAAGCTCAACCGCTCGCACACCGTCGTCGGCAAGGACGCCCTGATCCTGCCCTGCCTCGGCCGAACTGAACGTGACGAGACGGGGGCAGGCAACCAACGCGTGACCGTCGAAGATTCGATGTCGATGGTCCACGCTTCGGAAGGCAAGAACCCGCCCGCCTCCGAGCACCTGCTCAGCGAGCCCGCGATCGTCTGCCGTCTCGCCCGGGCTACGTTTGGTCCCGACGACCCCACACCGTGGGAAGATTTTGCCGAGGACTACGGCACCGTCCGCGACAAGATCGCCGCGGTCATCCCCGGCTTCGAAAACTTCAACGACAAGCTCAACCTGAAGCAATACCCCAACGGCTTCTACCTCGGCAACACCGCACGCGACCGCGTGTGGGTTAATGCTGGCAAGAAGGCGGCCTTCACCGTTTCGCCGATCCACGACATGACGCTGCCCGACGGGCAACTCAAGCTCATGACGCTACGCAGCCACGACCAGTACAACACCACGGTCTACGGCCTCAACGACCGCTACCGCGACATCGAGAACGCCCGCGAGATTTTGTTCGTCAACGCCGACGACCTAGCCGAGCGTGGCCTCACCAACGGCGACCTCGTCGACATCGAGAGCCACTTCAACGACGACACCGTCCGCAAGGTCGCGGGGTTCCGTGTCGTGGCCTACGACATCCCGCGGGGATGCAGCGCGGGCTACTTCCCCGAACTCAACCCATTGGTGAGCCTCAAGTCTGTCGCCGTCGGGTCGAACACCCCGGTGTCAAAGCTGATCCCCATCACCCTGGCCCAAGCCGAAGGATGA
- a CDS encoding (2Fe-2S)-binding protein: MDPDDHVCLCFHVSQRKIANYCKREKPPVASLISECLGAGTGCGWCIPYLKKLHKQALDGVEQPDLPVSPAEYANQRAKYRKTGERETD, encoded by the coding sequence ATGGACCCCGACGACCACGTCTGCCTCTGCTTCCACGTCAGCCAGCGGAAGATCGCCAACTACTGCAAGCGCGAAAAGCCGCCCGTCGCCAGCCTCATCAGCGAATGCCTCGGGGCCGGCACCGGCTGCGGCTGGTGTATCCCTTACCTCAAGAAGCTGCACAAACAGGCCCTCGACGGCGTCGAACAGCCCGATTTGCCGGTTAGTCCTGCGGAGTACGCGAACCAGCGGGCGAAGTATCGCAAGACAGGGGAGCGGGAAACGGATTAA
- the rpoN gene encoding RNA polymerase factor sigma-54, with protein sequence MRIDTGQHLRMDQRMKLAPRMIQSMEILQMAQPALEERIEQELASNPTLEQVEPGSDRDKLLAEMEQAKRDDREGERELVVSDGDGSTGQADDFERLSNMSEQYGEAWASNTSEGGATEFRRAVNTGGERDAKMDAMANTAARGASLYDQLVDQWHLVDIDEPTLKLGEYLIGFVDADGYLRNPLQDLLDQAPAGTTAEQIEECIELLQEALEPTGLCARDFRECLLLQIDNKTYLEPDADLKTERLLVSDYLKDIEANRYPKIAKSTGLEIEAVQKAVHNLRQFHPHPGRLLATDTVRTITPDATIDYDDESDTYSVQLTHSRLPALQISAEYEKIAADKSEDKKTRDFIGTNLRNARWLIDAVRQRHATLLRVIGVVIEAQRDFFDQGPQALKPLPMTLVADQLGIHVATVSRAVSEKYLQTPRGIFPLRMFFSGGTETDQGDAMSWTAVQAKLKEVIDNEDKNKPWSDDALVDELKKHGIEIARRTVAKYRKQLNIPPARQRREY encoded by the coding sequence ATGAGAATCGATACCGGCCAACACCTCCGCATGGACCAGCGCATGAAGCTGGCCCCGCGCATGATCCAGTCGATGGAGATCCTCCAGATGGCTCAGCCGGCCCTGGAAGAACGCATCGAGCAGGAGCTGGCCAGCAACCCCACTCTCGAACAGGTCGAGCCGGGCAGCGACCGCGACAAGCTCCTGGCCGAAATGGAGCAGGCCAAGCGGGACGATCGCGAGGGTGAACGCGAACTCGTCGTGTCCGACGGCGACGGCAGCACCGGCCAGGCCGACGACTTCGAACGCCTCTCCAACATGTCCGAGCAGTACGGCGAGGCCTGGGCGAGCAACACCTCCGAGGGCGGTGCCACCGAGTTCCGCCGGGCCGTGAACACCGGCGGCGAGCGCGACGCCAAGATGGACGCGATGGCCAACACCGCCGCCCGCGGCGCCTCGCTCTACGACCAGCTCGTCGACCAGTGGCACCTCGTAGACATCGACGAGCCCACGCTCAAGCTCGGCGAATACCTCATCGGCTTCGTCGACGCCGACGGCTACCTCCGCAACCCGCTCCAGGACCTGCTCGACCAAGCCCCCGCCGGGACGACCGCCGAGCAGATTGAGGAGTGCATCGAGCTGCTCCAGGAAGCCCTGGAACCTACCGGCCTGTGTGCCCGCGACTTCCGGGAATGCCTGCTGCTGCAGATCGACAACAAGACCTACCTCGAGCCGGACGCCGACCTCAAGACCGAACGGCTGCTGGTCAGCGACTACCTCAAAGACATCGAAGCCAACCGCTACCCCAAGATCGCCAAGTCCACCGGACTGGAGATAGAGGCGGTGCAGAAGGCGGTGCACAACCTCCGGCAGTTCCACCCCCACCCGGGCAGGCTACTGGCGACCGACACCGTCCGCACCATCACGCCCGACGCGACGATCGACTATGACGACGAGAGCGACACCTATTCGGTCCAGCTCACACACAGCCGCTTGCCCGCACTGCAGATCAGCGCCGAGTACGAAAAGATCGCGGCCGACAAGAGCGAGGACAAGAAGACCCGCGACTTCATCGGCACGAACCTCCGCAACGCCCGCTGGCTCATCGATGCTGTCCGCCAACGCCACGCGACCCTGCTCCGCGTCATCGGCGTGGTCATCGAGGCCCAGCGCGACTTCTTCGACCAAGGCCCCCAAGCCCTCAAGCCGCTGCCCATGACCCTCGTCGCCGACCAGCTCGGCATCCACGTCGCCACGGTCAGCCGTGCGGTCAGCGAGAAGTACCTCCAGACCCCCCGCGGCATCTTCCCCCTACGCATGTTCTTCTCCGGCGGCACCGAAACCGATCAGGGCGACGCCATGAGCTGGACCGCCGTGCAGGCCAAGCTCAAGGAAGTCATCGACAACGAAGACAAGAACAAGCCGTGGTCGGATGATGCGCTTGTTGACGAACTCAAAAAGCACGGCATCGAAATCGCCCGGCGGACGGTGGCGAAGTATCGCAAGCAGTTGAATATTCCGCCCGCACGTCAGCGCCGGGAGTATTGA